A window of Ignicoccus hospitalis KIN4/I contains these coding sequences:
- a CDS encoding molybdopterin-binding protein encodes MTELWRSSILIIGNEVLIGRVVDTNSAKVARTLTMLGYEIIEIRKVRDNITEIAENAKDLLHISNVLITTGGLGPTYDDVTAEALSLALVLPLGLNERAKEMVEEKIKKMGLDMTKERLKMAIMPLTAKPIPNPVGVAPGIYIKVGQKRVFALPGVPAEVEAMLDYVVEELEDLSLFRKGEACEVLEGVREADIAPLIEEMAKTYPDIYIKTHPGMKDGTPYVKVCALATADDEETAKRKASKVVKAIKGRLGA; translated from the coding sequence TTGACCGAGCTTTGGAGGTCTTCCATCCTCATAATTGGTAACGAAGTGTTGATCGGGAGGGTCGTCGACACCAATTCCGCTAAGGTCGCGAGGACGCTTACCATGTTAGGTTACGAAATTATAGAAATAAGGAAGGTTAGAGACAACATAACGGAGATAGCGGAGAACGCCAAGGACCTTCTACATATATCCAACGTCTTGATAACTACCGGAGGCTTGGGCCCCACCTACGACGACGTCACCGCCGAGGCGCTCTCCCTCGCGCTGGTGCTTCCCTTGGGGCTGAACGAGAGGGCCAAGGAAATGGTAGAAGAGAAGATAAAGAAGATGGGTTTGGATATGACAAAGGAGAGGTTGAAGATGGCTATAATGCCCTTGACGGCCAAACCGATACCGAACCCCGTAGGGGTCGCGCCCGGTATATACATCAAGGTCGGCCAGAAGAGGGTCTTCGCCCTCCCCGGGGTGCCCGCGGAGGTGGAGGCGATGTTAGACTACGTCGTAGAAGAGTTGGAGGACTTGTCCCTCTTCCGCAAGGGGGAGGCGTGCGAGGTGTTGGAGGGAGTCAGAGAGGCTGACATAGCCCCCTTGATAGAGGAAATGGCGAAGACCTACCCCGATATATATATAAAGACGCATCCGGGGATGAAGGACGGAACTCCTTACGTGAAGGTCTGCGCACTGGCAACGGCCGACGACGAGGAGACGGCTAAGAGGAAGGCTTCAAAGGTAGTTAAGGCCATAAAGGGTAGGTTGGGAGCTTGA
- a CDS encoding sulfide-dependent adenosine diphosphate thiazole synthase, whose amino-acid sequence MLDEGIITTTILKKSTEELMSYAQSSDVIVVGAGPAGLTAAYYLAKEGFKTLVLERRISYGGGINGGGTLFHKVVVEDLEVDGYSTSDVVRELGLTLEETEYDGVKLVDAVALTATLAFKAVEAGAKVLLGWHVEDLIYREVDGKVKVTGVVALWSPIEIAGLHVDPIFFKSKAVVDATGHGAEVLKVAERKLNLPLGVATEKGAWAERAEELVVKETGKVVDGLYAAGMSVASWKRLPRMGPAISGMLLSGKKVADQIKGDLRS is encoded by the coding sequence ATGCTAGACGAGGGAATAATAACTACGACCATTCTCAAGAAGAGTACCGAGGAGTTAATGAGCTATGCCCAGAGCAGCGACGTCATAGTAGTGGGGGCCGGCCCCGCCGGGCTCACGGCCGCCTATTACCTAGCTAAGGAAGGCTTCAAGACCTTAGTTCTGGAGCGCAGGATATCCTATGGCGGAGGCATAAACGGCGGCGGAACCCTCTTCCACAAGGTGGTAGTAGAGGACTTAGAGGTGGACGGCTACTCAACCTCCGACGTAGTAAGGGAGTTAGGGCTAACGCTGGAGGAGACGGAGTACGACGGGGTTAAGTTGGTGGACGCCGTAGCTTTGACGGCCACCCTCGCTTTCAAGGCTGTTGAGGCCGGAGCCAAGGTGCTGTTGGGGTGGCACGTGGAGGATTTGATATACAGAGAAGTCGACGGGAAGGTGAAAGTGACGGGCGTGGTGGCCCTCTGGTCTCCCATTGAAATAGCCGGTTTGCATGTAGATCCCATATTCTTCAAGTCAAAAGCCGTCGTGGACGCCACCGGCCACGGGGCGGAGGTCTTGAAGGTCGCTGAGAGGAAGTTGAACTTACCTTTGGGCGTGGCCACCGAGAAGGGCGCTTGGGCGGAGAGGGCGGAGGAGCTCGTAGTCAAAGAGACCGGGAAGGTGGTGGACGGCCTCTACGCGGCCGGGATGTCGGTCGCGAGCTGGAAGAGACTCCCCAGGATGGGGCCGGCAATATCCGGCATGTTGTTGTCTGGCAAGAAGGTGGCCGACCAGATCAAGGGTGACTTAAGGTCTTGA